From one Anoplolepis gracilipes chromosome 8, ASM4749672v1, whole genome shotgun sequence genomic stretch:
- the Lfg gene encoding protein lifeguard 2 isoform X1, with protein sequence MTTWQAPGAGFYPGQGPYPQQNPGYPPPHEGYPYPQNPGYPPPYSGNPPGPGFIPPPGAPPYGEAPPINPGFGGVPPGQSGMYGSGYGEDPLQDEVKGFEFNDKTIRNGFIRKVYSILMCQLLITLGMITWFLYHKPTQQWVMRHTELFWIAFAITIVLIICMACCTNVRRKAPMNFIFLFLFTLAEAFLLATASSTYKSEEVMLAVGITAAVCLGLTLFAFQTKIDFTGLHSVLFVAVLVLLIFGIIAMIWPGRTMTLVYASLGALIFSLYLIYDTQMMIGGKHKYSVSPEEYIFAALSLYLDVINIFIYILTIIGASRD encoded by the exons ATGACAACTTGGCAAGCACCTGGTGCGGGATTCTATCCAGGACAAG GTCCATATCCTCAACAAAATCCTGGGTATCCACCACCGCACGAAGGCTATCCATACCCTCAAAATCCAGGCTATCCACCACCTTATTCCGGAAATCCGCCAG gTCCAGGATTTATACCTCCACCAGGTGCTCCACCCTACGGTGAGGCACCACCAATTAATCCAGGATTCGGAGGAGTACCGCCAGGTCAATCAGGAATGTACGGGTCTGGCTACGGAGAAGACCCTCTGCAGGATGAGGTCAAAGGATTTGAATTTAACGACAAAACTATTAGAAATGGCTTCATCAG GAAAGTATATAGCATCCTCATGTGTCAGTTACTCATTACACTTGGGATGATTACTTGGTTCCTCTATCATAAACCAACACAACAATGGGTCATGAGACATACAGAATTGTTTTGGATCGCCTTTGCTATAACTATTGTTTTGATCATATGTATGGCTTGTTGTACCAATGTAAGACGTAAGGCCCCAATGAACTTCATATTCCTGTTTTTATTCACGTTGGCGGAGGCTTTCTTGTTGGCTACAGCTTCTTCAACTTACAAGTCTGAAGAA GTTATGTTAGCTGTTGGAATTACAGCGGCGGTTTGTCTAGGATTGACACTGTTTGCATTTCAGacgaaaattgattttacagGATTGCACAGTGTCCTATTTGTCGCTGTGCTCGTCTTACTTATTTTCGGTATAATCGCGATGATCTGGCCAGGAAGAACTATGACTTTGGTTTATGCATCGCTCGGTGCACTAATATTCTCTTTGTATCTGATCTATGATACACAGATGATGATAGGTGGAAAACACAAATATTCCGTCTCGCCGGAGGAGTACATCTTTGCCGCATTGAGCCTGTACCTAGatgttattaacatttttatctacatTCTGACTATTATTGGGGCTTCGCGAGACTAA
- the LOC140668928 gene encoding uridine-cytidine kinase-like 1 isoform X2, which produces MSQSSKKTSTESILRSKTRTIYTAGRPPWYNSAGQQVEPFVIGICGGSASGKTTVATKIIESLDVPWVTLLSMDSFYKVLNEKQHEMAARNEYNFDHPDAFDFELLKTTVQRLKEGRMIEVPIYNFVTHRRESRTKTMYGANVIIFEGILTFYNVDVLKMCDMKVFVDTDADVRLARRLRRDISQRGRDLEGVLKQYSQHVQPAFYYYIAPLMVHADIIVPRGGDNEVAIELIVQHIHTQLQLRGFKLREKLAHSYIGQPLPSSLYLLPDTPQIKGLHTFIRNKETYRDEFIFYSKRLIRLVIEYALSLLPFEDVTVETPQGVLYGGKRSATDKICGVSILRAGETMEQAVRDVCKDIRIGKILIQTNQQTGEPELYYLRLPKDIKDYRVILMDATVATGAAAIMAIRVLLDHDVAEENVLLASLLMAESGVHSIAYAFPRVKIVTSALDPEINEKFYVLPGIGNFGDRYFGTEPSDD; this is translated from the exons ATGTCACAGTCAAGTAAGAAGACATCTACGGAATCCATCCTCAGGAGCAAAACACGTACCATTTATACAGCTGGTAGACCTCCTTGGTACAATTCAGCTGGTCAACAAGTAGAACCTTTTGTAATTG GTATCTGTGGAGGCAGTGCTTCTGGAAAAACAACAGTGGCaactaaaattatagaatctCTAGATGTACCATGGGTGACTCTTCTTAGTATGGACTCCTTTTATAAA GTGTTAAACGAGAAGCAGCACGAGATGGCCGCGCGCAATGAGTACAACTTTGATCACCCTGATGCGTTCGATTTCGAGTTGCTCAAGACCACAGTGCAACGATTGAAGGAAGGACGCATGATAGAAGTtcctatttataattttgtaactcATCGCAGAGAAAGTAGAACG aaaACCATGTATGGTGCCAATGTCATTATCTTCGAAGGAATACTCACCTTCTACAATGTCGACGTATTGAAA atgtGCGACATGAAAGTTTTCGTCGATACCGATGCGGATGTCAGATTGGCCAGACGTTTACGGAGGGATATTTCGCAAAGAGGCAGAGATCTGGAGGGTGTACTGAAACAGTATAGTCAACATGTGCAGCcggctttttattattatatagcgCCTCTTATGGTTCACGCAGATATTATTGTGCCACGTGGGGGAGATAATGAAGTGGCGATAGAACTCATCGTGCAACATATTCACACTCAACTTCAATTG AGAGGTTTCAAATTGAGGGAAAAGCTGGCGCATTCATACATTGGTCAGCCATTGCCTTCGTCATTATATTTACTTCCGGACACGCCACAAATAAAAGGTCTTCATACATTTATACGCAACAAGGAGACGTATAgagatgaatttattttttactccaAGCGATTGATTCGTCTAGTCATCGAATATGCATTATCTCTGTTGCCTTTTGAG GACGTAACTGTTGAAACGCCACAAGGAGTGTTGTATGGTGGCAAGCGGAGTGCAACAGACAAGATATGCGGGGTGTCGATATTACGCGCTGGCGAAACCATGGAACAGGCTGTTCGGGATGTGTGCAAGGACATACGTATAGGAAAGATTCTTATTCAAACTAATCAACAGACTGGTGAGCCTGAA TTGTATTATCTTCGATTACCAAAGGACATCAAAGACTATAGAGTAATATTGATGGATGCTACGGTTGCAACCGGTGCTGCTGCTATCATGGCGATCAGGGTGCTATTAGATCATGATGTTGCCGAGGAAAACGTGTTGTTGGCATCTTTACTGATGGCGGAATCCGGCGTGCATTCTATCGCGTACGCCTTTCCGCGAGTAAAGATCGTCACTTCCGCGCTAGATCCCGAGATAAACGAGAAGTTCTATGTATTGCCTGGCATCGGGAATTTTGGCGACAGATACTTTGGCACTGAACCATCTGACGATTAA
- the Lfg gene encoding protein lifeguard 1 isoform X2, which produces MYGSGYGEDPLQDEVKGFEFNDKTIRNGFIRKVYSILMCQLLITLGMITWFLYHKPTQQWVMRHTELFWIAFAITIVLIICMACCTNVRRKAPMNFIFLFLFTLAEAFLLATASSTYKSEEVMLAVGITAAVCLGLTLFAFQTKIDFTGLHSVLFVAVLVLLIFGIIAMIWPGRTMTLVYASLGALIFSLYLIYDTQMMIGGKHKYSVSPEEYIFAALSLYLDVINIFIYILTIIGASRD; this is translated from the exons ATGTACGGGTCTGGCTACGGAGAAGACCCTCTGCAGGATGAGGTCAAAGGATTTGAATTTAACGACAAAACTATTAGAAATGGCTTCATCAG GAAAGTATATAGCATCCTCATGTGTCAGTTACTCATTACACTTGGGATGATTACTTGGTTCCTCTATCATAAACCAACACAACAATGGGTCATGAGACATACAGAATTGTTTTGGATCGCCTTTGCTATAACTATTGTTTTGATCATATGTATGGCTTGTTGTACCAATGTAAGACGTAAGGCCCCAATGAACTTCATATTCCTGTTTTTATTCACGTTGGCGGAGGCTTTCTTGTTGGCTACAGCTTCTTCAACTTACAAGTCTGAAGAA GTTATGTTAGCTGTTGGAATTACAGCGGCGGTTTGTCTAGGATTGACACTGTTTGCATTTCAGacgaaaattgattttacagGATTGCACAGTGTCCTATTTGTCGCTGTGCTCGTCTTACTTATTTTCGGTATAATCGCGATGATCTGGCCAGGAAGAACTATGACTTTGGTTTATGCATCGCTCGGTGCACTAATATTCTCTTTGTATCTGATCTATGATACACAGATGATGATAGGTGGAAAACACAAATATTCCGTCTCGCCGGAGGAGTACATCTTTGCCGCATTGAGCCTGTACCTAGatgttattaacatttttatctacatTCTGACTATTATTGGGGCTTCGCGAGACTAA
- the Rab10 gene encoding ras-related protein Rab-10, which yields MAKKTYDLLFKLLLIGDSGVGKTCILFRFSDDAFSTTFISTIGIDFKIKTVELRGKKIKLQIWDTAGQERFHTITTSYYRGAMGIMLVYDITNEKTFENIVKWLRNIDEHANEDVEKMILGNKSDMEEKRVVSTEKGEAIAREHGIRFMETSAKANINIDRAFSELAEAILDKTHGKEPQDAPDRVTVDRRVERNSNRCC from the exons ATGGCGAAGAAGACGTACGATCTGCTGTTCAAGCTATTGCTCATCGGCGACTCCGGCGTCGGCAAGACGTGCATACTGTTCCGCTTCTCGGACGATGCCTTCTCCACTACCTTCATTTCGACAATAG gtattgattttaaaatcaagACAGTGGAATTAAGAGgaaagaaaatcaaattacAGATATG gGACACAGCTGGGCAAGAAAGATTTCACACTATTACAACATCATATTACAGAGGAGCTATGGGGATTATGCTTGTTTACGATATTACTAATGAgaaaacatttgaaaatattgtaaagtgGTTGAGAAATATTGACGAA CATGCAAATGAAGATGTGGAAAAGATGATATTAGGAAATAAGAGCGATATGGAGGAAAAACGTGTTGTAAGCACCGAGAAAGGAGAAgcg atAGCGAGAGAGCATGGTATTAGATTTATGGAGACATCTGCaaaagcaaatattaatatcgatcGAGCATTTAGCGAGCTAGCGGAAGCAATATTGGACAAAACGCACGGCAAGGAACCCCAAGATGCGCCTGACAGAGTGACGGTTGACCGAAGAGTAGAAAGAAATTCGAATCGGTGctgctaa
- the LOC140668928 gene encoding uridine-cytidine kinase-like 1 isoform X1 has protein sequence MAAKMQHPFEPPSSASSESDDGDVCLDDREIFLADELCEDAEHYRRSDVGTPTPQSPRPPSTGSQKSPRSRRQRTTSMSQSSKKTSTESILRSKTRTIYTAGRPPWYNSAGQQVEPFVIGICGGSASGKTTVATKIIESLDVPWVTLLSMDSFYKVLNEKQHEMAARNEYNFDHPDAFDFELLKTTVQRLKEGRMIEVPIYNFVTHRRESRTKTMYGANVIIFEGILTFYNVDVLKMCDMKVFVDTDADVRLARRLRRDISQRGRDLEGVLKQYSQHVQPAFYYYIAPLMVHADIIVPRGGDNEVAIELIVQHIHTQLQLRGFKLREKLAHSYIGQPLPSSLYLLPDTPQIKGLHTFIRNKETYRDEFIFYSKRLIRLVIEYALSLLPFEDVTVETPQGVLYGGKRSATDKICGVSILRAGETMEQAVRDVCKDIRIGKILIQTNQQTGEPELYYLRLPKDIKDYRVILMDATVATGAAAIMAIRVLLDHDVAEENVLLASLLMAESGVHSIAYAFPRVKIVTSALDPEINEKFYVLPGIGNFGDRYFGTEPSDD, from the exons ATGGCAGCAAAAATGCAACATCCGTTCGAGCCACCCAGTTCGGCGAGCTCCGAAAG CGATGACGGCGACGTGTGCCTCGACGATCGCGAGATCTTCCTCGCCGACGAATTATGCGAGGATGCCGAACACTACAGGCGCTCTGACGTTGGCACGCCAACCCCGCAGTCCCCGCGACCTCCGTCCAcag gTTCACAAAAATCTCCACGGTCACGTAGACAACGTACTACCAGTATGTCACAGTCAAGTAAGAAGACATCTACGGAATCCATCCTCAGGAGCAAAACACGTACCATTTATACAGCTGGTAGACCTCCTTGGTACAATTCAGCTGGTCAACAAGTAGAACCTTTTGTAATTG GTATCTGTGGAGGCAGTGCTTCTGGAAAAACAACAGTGGCaactaaaattatagaatctCTAGATGTACCATGGGTGACTCTTCTTAGTATGGACTCCTTTTATAAA GTGTTAAACGAGAAGCAGCACGAGATGGCCGCGCGCAATGAGTACAACTTTGATCACCCTGATGCGTTCGATTTCGAGTTGCTCAAGACCACAGTGCAACGATTGAAGGAAGGACGCATGATAGAAGTtcctatttataattttgtaactcATCGCAGAGAAAGTAGAACG aaaACCATGTATGGTGCCAATGTCATTATCTTCGAAGGAATACTCACCTTCTACAATGTCGACGTATTGAAA atgtGCGACATGAAAGTTTTCGTCGATACCGATGCGGATGTCAGATTGGCCAGACGTTTACGGAGGGATATTTCGCAAAGAGGCAGAGATCTGGAGGGTGTACTGAAACAGTATAGTCAACATGTGCAGCcggctttttattattatatagcgCCTCTTATGGTTCACGCAGATATTATTGTGCCACGTGGGGGAGATAATGAAGTGGCGATAGAACTCATCGTGCAACATATTCACACTCAACTTCAATTG AGAGGTTTCAAATTGAGGGAAAAGCTGGCGCATTCATACATTGGTCAGCCATTGCCTTCGTCATTATATTTACTTCCGGACACGCCACAAATAAAAGGTCTTCATACATTTATACGCAACAAGGAGACGTATAgagatgaatttattttttactccaAGCGATTGATTCGTCTAGTCATCGAATATGCATTATCTCTGTTGCCTTTTGAG GACGTAACTGTTGAAACGCCACAAGGAGTGTTGTATGGTGGCAAGCGGAGTGCAACAGACAAGATATGCGGGGTGTCGATATTACGCGCTGGCGAAACCATGGAACAGGCTGTTCGGGATGTGTGCAAGGACATACGTATAGGAAAGATTCTTATTCAAACTAATCAACAGACTGGTGAGCCTGAA TTGTATTATCTTCGATTACCAAAGGACATCAAAGACTATAGAGTAATATTGATGGATGCTACGGTTGCAACCGGTGCTGCTGCTATCATGGCGATCAGGGTGCTATTAGATCATGATGTTGCCGAGGAAAACGTGTTGTTGGCATCTTTACTGATGGCGGAATCCGGCGTGCATTCTATCGCGTACGCCTTTCCGCGAGTAAAGATCGTCACTTCCGCGCTAGATCCCGAGATAAACGAGAAGTTCTATGTATTGCCTGGCATCGGGAATTTTGGCGACAGATACTTTGGCACTGAACCATCTGACGATTAA